ttttttattattttacacttaaagtaataattttttataaataaataaattttatacttcATTTTAAAcaatgtaattttactttcattaattaatcacattacttgtaatttttttataattttacactttcattctaatcacattacattatttatttagaatgaaagtgtaaaatttatttatttataaaaaaattacattactttaagtataaaattataaaaaaattaaatttatttagaatgaaagtaatgtgattaagtgtaatttacttagatgtgattaaaaagtaattgaatattatgtacagtaaaaaattgatttattgatggataatattaaaatttatttctatgtatcgtttttgtccccaacattttcgtcctatttaagtccctaatgTTTCAAAATCGTTTTAATTTTGTCGTGCCGTCAACTCCGTTAACAGATCCCTAACAACAAGATaatattgagtcaattttaaaacgttagggacttaaataagACGATTAAAATGTTAGGAACAACTTTAGGACTTACTCCAATATTagagacaaaaataatattttactctTAATAATATTACTCTTctcataatttataaaaaaaataatattattaaaataagaatgaTAATAGTCAATAACCTATAGTTCTAATTGTATAATCTCTCCCTATTAAAATAAGAGAGCGCGAATTTAAATCTCCTTATCTTTAGTTAAAAAGATTAAGAATAATAATAGCATTTCTTTATTAATATTGATGTTGCATCCTTTCCTGCTTCCTAAGACCCAAATCCCAAGTAGGCGAGGGATAAGTCATAGTAGCTTAGATTCAATTTTAGCAGTTTGTATTGTTCTAGAAGCATTTTGAAGTTGAAGTTGAAGTGTGAAAGTGAAAGTGGAATTTTTTGTCttgaatttttaaatgaaaCAGTTTTCTTTGTTGTCAATGATGATTATTTGAAACgaactcaaaattttttttttcggttgCATTTTCAGAATGGGGAAGAAAGTTCAGAAACGGcacttgatttttttaattttttaaatgtttatatctttaaatttctctatatataacttattttattaggtatttttaaaataaaaatttaaatttaaaagggAAGGTATTCAATTTAAAGTTATGAAAAAATGGGTTCGAATTAGTCGGTCGAACcataaaccaataaaaataacaaattaattaaatattctaaccgaaaaatttaaaaattgtagTTGGACCGGTCGAAAATTAATCGGTCGAAACACAAGGAATCTAtcgattatttttttattttcacccaaaagttcaAAACAGCATTTGATTTAGAGGAAAAGAATCCTAACCAAAACAAGAAGCAGCAGCACCTTTGTCTCTCTCACAGTCTCACTTAGACGTTATCCTTTTCCTTCTTCTCATCGAGCTGCTCCCTCTTTTCCTAACTTATGTCTAGCTACCATTCTGCTACTACCACCGTCGTAACTTCTGGAAGCTATTTTCATCGTGCAGCCACTGTTCGAACTTCGAAGACACCGTCACCACGGTAACTATTCTCACCTCTTACCTTAATCGTGCAGCCACTGTCTCGTCGGCACCAGCTTTGTTCCACCGTACTCCTTTTCGTCAGTCGTGTCAACCCTTCCATCGTGCTCCCTGTTTCCTTCTTTGCTGAGTCTGCTTTcttttaggtattttttaaCTGTAATTGTTGTTAATTAATCTATGAATTGTGCTTTTTCATTATTGTAGTTTAGAATTGTGGATAATCTTAAATAATTGTTGTCAGTTAATCTGTAAATCTTGTTgctgttaatttttttattctgtaATTATCTATGTTGATTGTTGAGATTATTGGGTTAGTGTGGGTTACTATAAGCCTGTAATATTGTTATTGGATTGTATTGTTATTGGATTGCTGGTAAATTTTAGGTATGGATGAGAGTATCAACTAAGAAACacttaaaaataataatgcagAGAATAATTTGGCTTCGAATCCTGTCTAGAAgcttctcttcttcttgaatctaaCGATAGTCATTAGTCAATCATAAACTTCTAAtgtttcgaaaaaaaaattgatccaGCTTGAAGATATGTTAGCTTTACAAGTAATAAACGGAAAATTGCATTACCAATGTTTGTGTTGTCTAAGTACTTTTGGAGGAGAGAGAATTAATagaatgaaaaaatatttgacaAAGATAGATGGAgatattaaaaagtattttaaaGTCCCTTATGACGTagaaaaacaaatgaaaaatttattgaaagaaattcaaaaaattaaaactagtaagagaaaaGTAAGTTTTAATGAAGATGGTAGTGATGAGATTGAAAATACAATTGATAAAGTATTAATGCAAGAAGAACAATAAATTCCGAATCAGTTACCATTAAAGCAAGCAATTATAAGTGATccacaaaagaaagcaaaaatcTTTATTCCTCCTATGTTTGCACAAAGATTGTTATTGATAATGTGTTATATATATCGTTAGATGATATTGATGCTAATTTTGATCAAAATAGTGTTGGTAGTGGTGATAATAATACACTTTATGCTGCATGCCTGTATCACTTGATTTTTCTGGtgcaaataataaaaatgaaggtgatgatttaaagaaaacaaatttgtagcaaattttagaaaattttaatgattgataataaatttaaatgttgtcattttatgtttgattattatttttattatttaacttttgaatttataattaaatgaaattataatattataatttttataatatttttaatttaaataataaaatttttattagattataattatgattttatgtatttattaatattttatttattattttattataaaatattttttaaattaaattatgatcaaatcaattaaatcaataaattaatagttaaaatgGTTCAAGGTGGGGTTGGATTTTCATAACCTTGACTCAATTATTCATGGCCAACTACCTTGCGTAGGCCCTACCAAGGCTCAACATGTGGAATAAGTAGCATTATAGACATCCACAACCAAACTAAGTTGAGTTGGTTTAGTAGTTAGCTCACTAATTCGCTTAAGTAAGTGTCGGATGTTCGAATTCCGCCTTGTACATGTAACAATTCATTGGCCAACGACAAACCCTTAAATAAATCTCAATACCGTGACATATTAGTCCTTAACATGCTGAATTGGGGAATGcctaaaaaacaaaaaaaaaatagacaaCCACAACCACATAATTATACGCACATAATACAGCTTTAAAATATTGGAAAATCTTAAACAGAACTCCATGCGACTAGAAAACGACACCGTTCAACAACCCGCGCCGACTGCGATACTACATTTGTGTCAGTTTCCGCAAACTATTCTTCCCACCGGTTTCAACGGAAAATCTGAAAAGTAAAGTACGTTCACGTCTCCTTTTCAAATTTCATAATTCATTCATTATTCAACCATTCTACTTTGAATTTTCTCAATTTGTTTTTTCAATTTACATatcttcatatttttcataatttattctaCAAACTGAGATATAGAGAGAGAATCAGAGATTGCCATTATTGTCAGTACCAAAAATAACTTTCCTTTCTCCATTCCACGCTATTTTTGGTCTCCGATCTCCCTTCCACTTACAGCAGCGGAAGAATCACCAGCAAAAtcaaaattagaaagaaaagcAAAACAATTTTACATTAATAAAGGATTTAAAGAAAAATCATTGACATGAGTTCGATTCCTTTGATCAACACACTCTCTGTTGTTGCTCCGCTTCGCTCCGTTTCCCCTCCTCAATGCGGCGAGTTTCTTCCTTTATCCGCCATCCCAAAACGGCGACGTTCATTGTCCTCAGCTGCGTTTCGCCCAGTTTCTTCGGGCCCTGGCCCAAGCCCAGGTCCAACTATCAATTCAGCTCCGGTAAGTCTTCTTCTCAACGGATCAAGCTTCTCTGATACGATAACTGCTCTTTACCCTTCTCAGATGaggttatttttgtaatttgatGTTGGTTTTCAGCGCGGGAATGGAAGTTACACAGTTGGTGATTTCATGACAACGAAAGATCATTTGCACGTTGTCAAGCCCTCCACTACCGTTGACGAAGGTAAGGATTTgtttctgtaattttttgttttttattattatgttatttagTGTTCGTTTTATATTCTCCCAGTTTAtttacttaaaatttaaaatttcagcTTTGGAGGCACTCGTCAACAACAGGATCAGTGGTCTTCCAGTTATCGATGACGACTGGAATCTCGTAACTTTTTAATCCCCTTCAGCTATTTTTGCATTATTCTTTAATGATTTTAACGTTCTTCACTTTTGTTTTTTTCATGTACTTGTCTTTTCATCATCAAAATGCAACTACTTTGACTTTATTTTACTTCCTCTTTGAGATTtacctctttttctttctaataaaaaattgcTGCAGGTTGGAGTTGTTTCAGATTATGACTTGCTAGCAATTGATTCTATATCaggtatattatattattttattttgttctacTTTTTGCTAATTCTGAGTTGGAAATCATTTGTGTTAGTTATCCTTTCTACTTTTCAAACTTCGTGTTGTTATTGTTGAGAATGGTGACACTGAAGATGACAATATGCCATGTATGATAGTGTGGGCATTGAACTTCTTTACAAACCTTAAGCAATGCTATTATAAAATTCTATGGTTGTGCCCAAGTTTGCAAAACAAGAGTTCCGCATCCTGCTGCAAAGTGTCTACTAATCTTTTGTTTTGGCTTTTTAGGTGGTCCTCAAAGTGATGCAAACTTATTTCCTGATGTTGGTAGCTCTTGGAAAGTATGTGCAACTTTTTCTTCTAACTATGCTAAATAGATTTGCTGTCAATCATTCATAACACCTCTTTTATTGATGTTCATGGAATGTGCTTTGTAAATTGAGATGGGGCCATTCTATTATGTTGTTCACAAACTTAATTCTGAACCTACATGCAATCCTCTATGacaattgaatttcaatttttatttttttgccatGCACACCGTTGTTTTGCTGAAATAATAGTATTTCACTGAATACAAGGTCGTCGTAACTCGTTATAAATTCTGAAGCCTTGTGTAAATTTCATCAATTACTTATTGATCAACAACTGTATACTGCTTCTCTAAAAGATGGCTCTTCCGAATGGGAGGTAGGGTTGGCCCTTATTGGTGATCTTGATGGACATGCTGGAGAGGTTGCTATTAGtgttcaagttttcaaaaaatgcaagatTTTTAAAAGGAAGGAAGTggtataaattttgaaaatattgcTGTCTGAAGTATAATTTGGACGAGTGCATCTTAGTTATCTCGTATTAGGAAATATTGCTGTCTGAAGTATAATTTGGACGAGTGCATCTTTGTTTCCATTTGTATCTAGAGTCAAGCTTCAGGAAGTAATGATCTGATCATGTGAATGTAGCAAAGTTTTGCTTGAGTTCAGAAATTACTGTTCTGAATAAGTTTACTTAAAAGTCCCAGTCTTTTGCAATAGAAGAATTTTGGAAGTCAGCCAGGTCTTTTTGAGTTTATGAATCAGTGCCTTCCAATATATATATGGGATCAGCTGTCTTTCTCCTTTGTTTTTTTCGGGAAATGTAGGGTACCTTCCTTTTTGCCTTTGTATTGACTACTTTTGAAATTTGCAAGGGGAAATGTAGGGTACCTTCCTTTTTGCCTTTGTATTGACTACTTTTGAAATTTGCAAGGTGGTCTCGGCAATGTTATATGGATTCTGTGATCAAACATGATCCTCAAAAGTACGACTTTGTCAGGACATTAAGATCATTTTTGTGTGTCAGGTAGTAAAGGATATGCATAGGTTCCGTATCTTAGAAATAACAAAATTTTGGcctgaatttttttaatattcctTCCGCTGTCTTCTGTGTTACTTGTCATGAAGCAGAAGGGAGCTTGCAATAGTATGAAAACTATCATATTTTATATGTTAGGAACAAATGTCTATTGAACTATCATTAGTTTATTATGTTAAGCAAAACTGTCTTGTTCTAATTGTCGGCTTCAATGACAGACATTTAATGAGATACAAAAACTGCTTAGTAAGACTAATGGAAAAGTTGTTGGTGACCTAATGACGCCAACTCCACTTGTTGTTCAAGAATCTACTAGTCTGGAGGATGCTGCTAGGTACTGATTTTATGTATAATCAACAACATTGAACTCTGTGTTTTCTTCCCCTTTATATTCCAGCCCATGTACACTCAATAATTCTTCGCCAATGTAAAggacaaaagaaaagaaaaaacctACTCCAGATTAATTTTCATTTACATGTTCCCTTAGAATGGCAAAGCTGATCACCTGATGTCTGACACCAGTGCTTATTGTATTAGGCTGTTGCTTGAAACAAAATATCGTCGACTACCTGTGGTAGACAAGGATGGGAAGCTGGTAAGAAGAGTATCTTCCCCCTCTTAATAGTTTAATATATGTGCTTCTTTCAGTAGTGGTTTTTGCTGAATGTTTCTCCTCATTATTGGAAGGTTGGACTCATTACAAGGGGAAATATCGTTAAGGCAGCTCTGCTATCGAAACATGCCGGCGAGTGGTGAGAGATCCACATAGTTTGAGAAAACCTTATTCAAATAGTTTTGCTCACGGTTTGTGTAGTGAAAGTCAGCATAGCCTCTACATGATTAGGTATTTAGTCATCATCCGATGGATGTTTAGATTATATTACAGATGCGATATGCATGGCCAAAATAGAGTAGCTGAAAACA
This sequence is a window from Arachis stenosperma cultivar V10309 chromosome 10, arast.V10309.gnm1.PFL2, whole genome shotgun sequence. Protein-coding genes within it:
- the LOC130955525 gene encoding CBS domain-containing protein CBSX2, chloroplastic-like → MSSIPLINTLSVVAPLRSVSPPQCGEFLPLSAIPKRRRSLSSAAFRPVSSGPGPSPGPTINSAPRGNGSYTVGDFMTTKDHLHVVKPSTTVDEALEALVNNRISGLPVIDDDWNLVGVVSDYDLLAIDSISGGPQSDANLFPDVGSSWKTFNEIQKLLSKTNGKVVGDLMTPTPLVVQESTSLEDAARLLLETKYRRLPVVDKDGKLVGLITRGNIVKAALLSKHAGEW